A genomic region of Fundidesulfovibrio terrae contains the following coding sequences:
- a CDS encoding glycosyltransferase family protein: MNIVFYCQHVLGLGHFMRSLAIVRALAPHRTVFVTGGPEVPGELPPHVVHERLPVLSMDEDFREMLSGDDLDAVKRERAARFAAVMERERPDVLVVELYPFGRRAFEFELLPVLDAVRRGAYGRPRVVCSLRDILVEKDNPEKYQSRVVGRLNQLFDALLVHSDPALFPLEETFPRIAEAQIPVEYTGFVTQMPSPGAREAVRASMDLAPGERLVVASAGGGKVGSELLFAAVNSYPLLITDNPVRLEIFTGPFLDEEAYQRLLAHSSAHERVFVSRFSGNFLDLLAAADASLSLAGYNTTMNVLASGVPALVWPFAQNREQSLRAHRLAGLGALGVLSPEDFEPARLAGLVGGLLDRREKALAGSFRLDGAAESARLIVSGMRPNRQQHQTEHP, from the coding sequence ATGAACATCGTCTTCTACTGCCAGCACGTGCTGGGCCTGGGCCATTTCATGCGCAGCCTGGCCATCGTGCGCGCCCTGGCCCCCCACAGGACGGTCTTCGTCACCGGCGGCCCCGAAGTGCCGGGCGAACTGCCTCCCCACGTGGTCCACGAGCGCCTGCCCGTGCTCTCCATGGACGAGGACTTCCGGGAAATGCTCTCCGGGGACGACCTGGACGCCGTAAAGCGCGAACGCGCCGCCCGGTTCGCGGCCGTCATGGAGCGCGAGCGGCCGGACGTCCTGGTGGTGGAGCTCTATCCCTTCGGCCGGCGGGCCTTCGAGTTCGAGCTCCTGCCCGTGCTGGACGCCGTGCGCCGGGGAGCCTACGGGCGGCCCCGCGTGGTGTGCAGCCTGCGCGACATCCTGGTGGAGAAGGACAACCCGGAAAAGTACCAGTCGAGGGTGGTGGGCAGGCTGAACCAGCTGTTCGACGCCTTGCTGGTCCACTCGGACCCCGCGCTCTTTCCCCTGGAGGAGACCTTCCCCAGGATCGCCGAGGCGCAAATCCCAGTGGAGTACACCGGCTTCGTCACCCAGATGCCTTCACCCGGCGCGCGGGAGGCGGTGCGCGCCTCCATGGATCTTGCGCCAGGGGAAAGGCTGGTGGTGGCCAGCGCCGGCGGGGGCAAGGTGGGCTCCGAATTGCTCTTTGCGGCGGTGAATTCCTATCCTCTTCTGATTACAGACAATCCCGTCCGTCTCGAGATTTTCACGGGTCCTTTCCTTGACGAGGAGGCCTATCAACGATTACTGGCCCATTCCTCCGCACACGAGAGGGTTTTCGTGTCGCGGTTCTCCGGGAACTTCCTGGACCTCCTGGCCGCGGCGGACGCGTCGTTGTCCTTGGCCGGGTACAACACCACGATGAACGTCCTCGCCTCGGGCGTGCCCGCCCTGGTCTGGCCCTTCGCCCAGAACCGGGAACAGTCCCTGCGCGCGCACAGGCTCGCCGGACTGGGCGCGCTCGGCGTGCTTTCGCCCGAAGATTTCGAGCCCGCCCGTCTGGCCGGACTTGTGGGCGGACTGCTCGATCGGCGTGAAAAGGCCCTGGCCGGGTCCTTCCGTCTGGACGGAGCGGCCGAGTCGGCCCGGCTGATCGTTTCCGGCATGCGGCCAAACAGGCAACAACATCAAACCGAGCACCCATGA
- a CDS encoding polysaccharide deacetylase has protein sequence MIVSNNVSPLWHSLPDDHRQRLAQAIDTGLAKAPSAKASVYFRADDVAVPGNAFTAMVEAFGVHKVPLGLAVVPAWITVSRWEALRKAASGRELFCWCQHGWRHMNYEAPGSKKREFGQARPARDKRLDLTKGFKRMAEILGGDFTPVFTPPWNRCDGDSLAAMPGIGFKGVSRTVGAGPDAPEGLPDFPVLMDLHTRKEADPDASLDAMLEELSRGLADGSCGVMLHHQRMNQTAVAFLDVLLEQLSSRKEVSLVHFGHLLQG, from the coding sequence ATGATCGTTTCAAACAACGTCTCTCCTCTCTGGCACAGTCTTCCCGACGATCACCGCCAACGCCTGGCCCAGGCCATCGACACGGGACTGGCAAAGGCCCCGTCCGCAAAGGCGTCGGTCTATTTCCGCGCCGACGACGTTGCCGTGCCCGGCAACGCCTTCACCGCCATGGTCGAGGCTTTCGGCGTGCACAAGGTCCCCCTGGGCCTGGCCGTGGTCCCTGCCTGGATCACGGTGAGCCGCTGGGAGGCTCTGCGCAAGGCGGCCTCGGGCCGCGAGCTGTTCTGCTGGTGCCAGCACGGATGGCGGCACATGAATTACGAGGCTCCCGGGTCCAAAAAGCGCGAGTTCGGCCAGGCCCGCCCGGCCCGCGACAAGCGCCTGGACCTGACCAAGGGCTTCAAGCGCATGGCCGAGATCTTGGGCGGGGATTTCACCCCCGTGTTCACCCCTCCCTGGAACCGCTGCGACGGGGACTCCCTGGCCGCCATGCCCGGGATCGGGTTCAAGGGCGTCTCCCGCACGGTGGGGGCCGGTCCCGACGCTCCCGAGGGTCTGCCGGACTTCCCGGTGCTCATGGACCTGCACACCCGCAAGGAGGCCGACCCCGACGCGTCCCTGGACGCCATGCTGGAGGAGCTTTCGCGCGGCCTGGCCGACGGCAGCTGCGGCGTGATGCTGCATCATCAGCGCATGAACCAGACCGCCGTCGCCTTCCTGGACGTGCTGCTCGAGCAACTTTCCTCGCGAAAAGAAGTCTCCCTCGTCCATTTCGGACATCTTCTCCAAGGCTAG
- a CDS encoding DNA-binding protein has translation MAADLKTFTNALKNAMPQCIKNDEDAAEVITIVGSVITNALKNKDTAYLEGIGEWRSESDGGKKKVIFTPDRMLIDASNE, from the coding sequence ATGGCCGCCGACCTGAAGACTTTCACCAATGCCCTGAAGAACGCCATGCCCCAGTGCATCAAAAACGACGAGGACGCCGCTGAAGTGATCACCATCGTGGGGTCGGTGATCACCAACGCCCTCAAGAACAAGGATACCGCCTACCTGGAGGGTATCGGCGAATGGCGCAGCGAATCCGACGGGGGCAAGAAGAAGGTCATTTTCACCCCGGACAGGATGCTGATCGACGCCTCCAACGAGTAA
- a CDS encoding FkbM family methyltransferase, with amino-acid sequence MEKIPWTLRTGLDPFERMARITGPDVACVVDGGANKGRTVDRFLALYPHALVRAYEPLPRLARKLAKRFADTPGVLVRPVALGSSPAVLTLNVLESATCSSLLDPTGILEKHADKPMGLAQTVDVDVVRLDAELADAPDVVKLDLQGFELEALKGLGELIGGVKAVLCEVSFTSMYRGQPLGPEVIAWMEARGFRVDGLYAPWPGKDGETVAADALFMRA; translated from the coding sequence ATGGAAAAAATCCCATGGACTCTCCGGACGGGCCTCGACCCCTTCGAGCGGATGGCGCGCATCACCGGCCCGGATGTGGCCTGCGTGGTGGACGGGGGGGCCAACAAGGGCCGCACCGTGGACCGTTTCCTGGCGCTCTACCCGCACGCCCTGGTGCGCGCCTACGAGCCCCTGCCCCGCCTGGCCCGCAAGTTGGCCAAGCGTTTCGCGGACACCCCCGGGGTGCTGGTGCGCCCTGTGGCCCTGGGCTCTTCCCCGGCCGTGCTGACCCTCAACGTGCTGGAAAGCGCCACCTGCTCCTCGCTGCTGGACCCAACCGGCATCCTGGAGAAGCACGCGGACAAACCCATGGGCCTGGCCCAGACCGTGGACGTGGACGTGGTCCGGCTGGACGCCGAGCTCGCGGACGCGCCGGATGTGGTGAAGCTCGACCTGCAGGGATTCGAACTGGAAGCCCTCAAGGGGCTTGGGGAGCTGATTGGGGGAGTGAAGGCCGTCCTGTGCGAGGTGTCCTTCACCTCCATGTACCGGGGGCAGCCCCTGGGGCCGGAGGTGATCGCCTGGATGGAGGCAAGAGGATTCCGGGTGGATGGGCTCTACGCCCCGTGGCCCGGCAAGGATGGGGAGACCGTCGCGGCCGACGCCCTGTTCATGCGGGCTTAG
- a CDS encoding tetratricopeptide repeat protein, with protein sequence MTTKSTIGSKSRPRQMFSAILKPMAEAEKGCSGEGCRAKALTRLNREGMAACQAGDFQSGVELLSEGIRLASRAGTRMYEAKLRNNLGLVLLLASRPCEAVSEFGHALSLVEAKLGRDNSLFRRIEGNLSRVPCTAA encoded by the coding sequence ATGACCACGAAATCGACCATCGGTTCCAAGTCGCGTCCCAGGCAGATGTTTTCGGCGATTTTAAAGCCCATGGCCGAGGCCGAGAAAGGCTGCTCGGGCGAGGGCTGCCGAGCGAAGGCCCTGACCCGGCTCAACCGCGAGGGGATGGCCGCCTGCCAGGCGGGCGACTTCCAGAGCGGGGTGGAGCTTCTTTCGGAGGGGATCAGGCTGGCCAGCCGGGCAGGGACGCGTATGTACGAGGCCAAGCTGCGAAACAACCTGGGCCTGGTGCTGCTGTTGGCGTCCAGGCCGTGCGAGGCGGTCAGCGAGTTCGGGCATGCCCTGTCACTGGTGGAGGCCAAGCTCGGACGGGACAATTCCCTGTTCAGGCGCATCGAGGGCAACCTGAGCCGCGTCCCCTGCACTGCGGCCTAG
- a CDS encoding response regulator, producing MQSTPATARTILTVDDDTAVRATLAAWIEDSGYTAIQASSGVEGLELLARHSPDLVLLDLRMPVMDGLTFLEEKKALENDTPVIVVSGRADLQDAIRAFRLGAWDYITKPIESFDLLDHAVSVVLERRELARQVRIAEARYTNLVQNIPLVIFSLDPALELQFVNRACQSMLGYTQEDALAEPGWLLGRIHAEDREVVRRVLTQALGDCDAPFSKTCRLLHKSGRVVHGILKSIPQPKCAETAAAPGVEGVVLDISDRLMLEKYLVQKEKIKTLGAISAEVAHEIRNPLVAIGGFARRLLKKEPTQEEAGIIFGEAQRLERILDRIRDYLSPVRMHRTSILMSSLVSDCLELLAPELEANGVIPRIDMDPAATGVEEDPDLLTQVVINLIRSTLAALPPKGGMWIRTFASERFTHLEVGGDQAKPVEDVEKIFLPFDEGGETIGLPFCYRLLRTMGGSLTFEQKDGEGIFTMSVQRRFKNSTAAAAQATA from the coding sequence ATGCAGAGCACGCCCGCCACAGCCCGGACCATCCTCACCGTGGACGACGACACCGCCGTCCGGGCCACCCTCGCGGCCTGGATCGAGGATTCCGGGTACACCGCCATCCAGGCGTCCAGCGGCGTGGAAGGGCTCGAACTTCTCGCCCGGCACTCCCCGGACCTGGTGCTCCTGGACCTGCGCATGCCGGTCATGGACGGACTCACCTTCCTCGAGGAAAAGAAGGCCCTGGAAAACGACACCCCGGTGATCGTGGTGTCCGGGCGGGCCGACCTCCAGGACGCCATCCGGGCATTCCGCCTGGGCGCGTGGGACTACATCACCAAGCCCATCGAGAGCTTCGACCTGCTGGACCACGCCGTCTCGGTGGTGCTGGAACGCCGCGAGCTCGCCCGCCAGGTGCGCATTGCCGAGGCCCGCTACACCAACCTCGTGCAGAACATCCCCCTGGTCATCTTCAGCCTGGACCCGGCCCTAGAGCTTCAGTTCGTAAACCGCGCCTGCCAGAGCATGCTCGGCTACACCCAGGAGGACGCCCTGGCCGAACCGGGATGGCTCCTGGGACGCATCCACGCGGAAGACCGCGAGGTGGTCCGCCGCGTCCTGACCCAGGCCCTGGGCGACTGCGACGCCCCCTTTTCCAAGACCTGCCGCCTGCTGCACAAGTCCGGGCGCGTGGTCCACGGCATCCTCAAGTCCATCCCCCAGCCCAAGTGCGCCGAGACCGCGGCCGCCCCGGGCGTGGAGGGGGTGGTCCTGGATATATCGGACCGGCTCATGCTGGAAAAATACCTGGTGCAGAAGGAAAAGATCAAAACCTTGGGAGCCATTTCGGCCGAAGTGGCCCACGAGATACGCAACCCCCTGGTGGCCATCGGCGGCTTCGCGCGTCGCCTGCTCAAGAAGGAGCCCACCCAGGAGGAAGCGGGCATCATCTTCGGCGAAGCCCAGCGTCTGGAGCGCATCCTGGACCGCATCCGCGACTACCTGAGCCCCGTACGCATGCACCGGACCTCCATCCTGATGTCCAGTCTGGTCAGCGACTGCCTGGAGCTTTTGGCCCCGGAGCTCGAAGCCAACGGCGTGATCCCGCGCATCGACATGGACCCCGCCGCCACAGGGGTGGAGGAAGACCCGGACCTGCTCACCCAGGTGGTCATCAACCTCATCCGCTCCACGCTCGCGGCCCTGCCTCCCAAGGGCGGGATGTGGATCAGGACCTTCGCCAGCGAACGCTTCACGCACCTGGAGGTGGGCGGAGACCAGGCCAAGCCCGTGGAGGACGTGGAGAAGATATTCCTGCCCTTCGACGAGGGCGGCGAAACCATCGGCCTGCCCTTCTGCTACCGGCTGCTGCGCACCATGGGCGGCTCGCTGACCTTCGAGCAGAAGGACGGCGAGGGGATATTCACCATGTCCGTGCAGCGCCGTTTCAAGAATTCCACGGCCGCCGCCGCGCAGGCCACGGCCTGA
- a CDS encoding P-II family nitrogen regulator — protein MKMITAVIKPFKLDEVKEALDKVGVLGMTVTEVKGYGRQKGHTEHYRGAEYQVVFIPKVKIELVVKDAQAAEAVEAIRKTANTGNVGDGKIFVFSLEEVVRIRTGETGDVAV, from the coding sequence ATGAAAATGATCACTGCCGTCATCAAGCCTTTCAAGCTCGACGAGGTGAAGGAAGCCCTGGACAAGGTCGGCGTGCTGGGCATGACCGTCACCGAGGTCAAGGGATACGGCCGCCAGAAAGGCCACACCGAGCACTACCGTGGCGCGGAATACCAGGTCGTCTTCATCCCCAAGGTGAAGATCGAACTTGTGGTCAAGGACGCCCAGGCCGCTGAGGCCGTGGAGGCCATCAGGAAGACCGCCAACACCGGCAACGTCGGCGACGGCAAGATATTCGTCTTCAGCCTCGAGGAAGTCGTCCGCATCCGCACCGGCGAAACCGGAGACGTCGCGGTATAG
- a CDS encoding ammonium transporter, whose protein sequence is MQKLLSTFLVTILLLLACAPMAAYAQEAKPETSAAEAPAAEPAKPDPTGANIGTAADIVGYAANGPTKEDLAAMSEKEPLAAKVAEAAGKNKISINFTWTLICGFLVMFMQLGFALAETGFTRAKNAAHTMTMNFMVYGIGMLGYWICGYALQMGGAGPFATLGGGGTMDTEFAISLFGKDFGIFGLKGFMLGGDAYDVAIFTMFLFQMVFMDTTVTIPTGAMAERWSFKSFVIYGFFMSMLIYPLYANWVWGGGWLAMLGKNFGLGHGTVDFAGSSVVHMTGGVAALAGAMVLGPRMGKYGPDGKVNALPGHHIPMAIAGCLILAFGWFGFNAGSTLAGSDLRIGVVATNTMLASAAGSVTAMFYMWIFYGKPDASMSANGLLAALVAITAPCAFVTAGSAVLIGAIAGVLLCVSVFFVDRTLKVDDPVGAISVHGVNGAWGLLAVGIFADGTYGDAFNTVDGTVKGLLYGDSGQFLAQCMGVATNFVFVFVAFFVFFKVLNVFIKNRVTPEIEREGLDAAEVGVVAYPDFSLNKTHR, encoded by the coding sequence ATGCAGAAGCTCCTCTCGACATTTCTCGTAACAATCCTGCTTCTCCTGGCCTGCGCGCCCATGGCCGCATACGCCCAGGAAGCCAAACCCGAAACATCGGCCGCCGAAGCACCGGCCGCCGAACCGGCCAAGCCGGATCCCACCGGCGCCAACATCGGCACGGCAGCCGATATCGTGGGATACGCGGCCAACGGCCCCACCAAGGAAGACCTGGCCGCCATGAGCGAAAAGGAACCCCTGGCGGCCAAGGTCGCCGAGGCAGCCGGCAAGAACAAGATCTCCATCAACTTCACCTGGACGCTCATCTGCGGCTTCCTGGTCATGTTCATGCAGCTTGGCTTCGCCCTGGCTGAAACGGGCTTCACCCGCGCCAAGAACGCCGCCCACACCATGACCATGAACTTCATGGTCTACGGCATCGGCATGCTCGGCTACTGGATATGCGGCTACGCCCTCCAGATGGGCGGCGCGGGCCCCTTCGCCACCCTGGGCGGCGGCGGAACCATGGATACCGAGTTCGCCATATCACTTTTCGGAAAGGACTTCGGCATCTTCGGCCTCAAAGGCTTCATGTTGGGCGGCGACGCTTACGACGTGGCCATCTTCACCATGTTCCTCTTCCAGATGGTGTTCATGGACACCACCGTGACCATCCCCACCGGGGCCATGGCTGAGCGCTGGAGCTTCAAATCGTTCGTGATCTACGGATTCTTCATGTCCATGCTCATCTACCCCCTTTACGCCAACTGGGTCTGGGGCGGCGGCTGGCTGGCCATGCTGGGCAAGAACTTCGGCCTGGGACACGGCACCGTGGACTTCGCCGGATCCTCCGTGGTGCACATGACAGGCGGCGTGGCCGCCCTGGCGGGGGCCATGGTCCTCGGCCCCCGCATGGGCAAGTACGGCCCCGACGGCAAGGTCAACGCCCTGCCCGGCCACCACATCCCCATGGCCATCGCCGGATGCCTCATCCTGGCCTTCGGCTGGTTCGGCTTCAACGCCGGCTCCACCCTGGCCGGTTCCGACCTGCGCATCGGCGTGGTGGCCACCAACACCATGCTGGCCTCGGCCGCCGGGTCCGTCACGGCCATGTTCTACATGTGGATCTTCTACGGCAAACCCGACGCGTCCATGTCCGCCAACGGCCTGCTTGCAGCCCTTGTGGCCATCACCGCGCCCTGCGCCTTCGTCACCGCCGGGTCGGCCGTACTCATTGGAGCGATCGCCGGCGTGCTCCTGTGCGTCAGCGTCTTCTTCGTGGACCGCACCCTGAAAGTGGACGACCCGGTGGGCGCCATCTCCGTGCACGGGGTCAACGGCGCCTGGGGCCTGCTGGCCGTGGGCATCTTCGCCGATGGCACCTACGGCGACGCCTTCAACACCGTGGATGGCACCGTCAAGGGCCTGCTCTATGGCGATTCCGGCCAGTTTCTCGCTCAGTGCATGGGCGTGGCCACGAACTTCGTGTTCGTGTTCGTCGCCTTCTTCGTCTTCTTCAAGGTCCTCAACGTGTTCATCAAGAACCGGGTCACCCCCGAGATCGAACGCGAAGGACTGGATGCGGCCGAGGTCGGCGTCGTCGCCTATCCCGACTTCTCCTTGAACAAGACCCATCGCTAA
- a CDS encoding ammonium transporter: MNAADTAFVLVSAALVLLMTPALGLFYGGMVRSKNILGTLMHSYVLIGLISVEWAVLGYSMAFGPDVHGLVGNLDWMNLASVGQEPFETYSKTIPHLAFMAFQMMFAVITPALITGAFAERIKFSAFLLFSLIWAVVIYNPLAHWVWGDGGWLRAMGALDFAGGAVVHMSSGASALAFCLFLGKRKNYGHEPFIPHNLPMTILGAGLLWFGWFGFNAGSALAANGLASAAFVTTHLAASAASLSWILAEWMHRGKPTTLGLASGAVAGLVAITPAAGFVTPMAAIFIGLVGGVVCYLGVNIKHIFKYDDALDVVGVHGLGGTWGALATGLFATKAVNPDGGDGLLFGNPEQLWIQFVSVVATWVFCFVGTMVILAVVNAIVKVRVSDEDEVKGLDVSQHGETGYQN; this comes from the coding sequence ATGAACGCGGCGGACACAGCTTTTGTTCTCGTCTCGGCGGCCCTGGTGCTCTTGATGACTCCGGCCCTCGGCCTGTTCTACGGCGGCATGGTCCGCTCCAAGAACATTCTCGGCACCCTCATGCACAGCTACGTGCTGATCGGGCTCATCTCGGTGGAATGGGCCGTGCTCGGCTACTCCATGGCCTTCGGCCCCGACGTTCACGGCCTTGTGGGCAACCTCGACTGGATGAACCTGGCCTCGGTCGGCCAGGAGCCCTTCGAAACCTACTCCAAGACCATTCCGCACCTGGCCTTCATGGCCTTCCAGATGATGTTCGCGGTCATCACCCCCGCGCTCATCACCGGCGCTTTCGCCGAGCGGATCAAATTCAGCGCGTTTCTGCTCTTCAGCCTCATCTGGGCCGTGGTCATCTACAACCCCCTGGCCCACTGGGTGTGGGGCGACGGCGGCTGGCTGCGCGCCATGGGCGCCCTGGACTTCGCGGGCGGCGCGGTCGTCCACATGAGCTCCGGCGCTTCCGCCCTGGCCTTCTGCCTCTTCCTGGGCAAGCGTAAGAACTACGGCCACGAGCCCTTCATCCCCCACAACCTGCCCATGACCATCCTCGGCGCCGGGCTCTTGTGGTTCGGCTGGTTCGGCTTCAACGCCGGCTCCGCCCTGGCCGCCAACGGCCTGGCCTCCGCCGCTTTCGTCACCACCCACCTGGCCGCCTCCGCAGCCTCTCTCTCCTGGATCCTGGCCGAGTGGATGCACCGCGGTAAGCCCACCACCCTGGGCTTGGCCTCCGGCGCCGTGGCCGGCCTGGTCGCCATCACCCCGGCTGCCGGATTCGTCACCCCCATGGCCGCCATCTTCATCGGACTGGTCGGCGGCGTGGTGTGCTACTTGGGTGTTAACATCAAGCACATCTTCAAGTATGATGACGCCCTGGACGTGGTCGGCGTGCACGGTCTCGGCGGCACCTGGGGCGCCCTGGCCACCGGCCTGTTCGCCACCAAGGCCGTGAATCCCGACGGCGGAGACGGCCTGCTCTTCGGCAACCCCGAGCAGCTGTGGATCCAGTTCGTCTCCGTGGTCGCCACCTGGGTGTTCTGCTTCGTGGGCACCATGGTCATCCTGGCGGTGGTCAACGCCATCGTGAAGGTCCGGGTGAGCGATGAGGACGAGGTCAAGGGCCTGGACGTGAGCCAGCACGGCGAAACCGGCTATCAGAACTAA
- a CDS encoding P-II family nitrogen regulator encodes MRKIEIITRPYKLEDIKKALTDAGVKGMTVSEVKGFGRQRGHKEIYRGAEYQVDFVPKIKIELVIDAALVAGVLKAVQDAARTGEVGDGKIFITPVEEVVRIRTGETGKDAI; translated from the coding sequence ATGCGTAAGATCGAGATCATCACCCGGCCCTACAAGCTGGAGGACATCAAGAAGGCCCTCACCGACGCGGGCGTCAAGGGCATGACCGTCTCCGAGGTCAAGGGCTTCGGCCGCCAGCGCGGACACAAGGAAATCTATCGCGGCGCCGAGTACCAGGTGGACTTCGTGCCCAAGATCAAGATCGAGCTGGTCATCGACGCGGCCCTGGTCGCGGGCGTCCTCAAGGCCGTCCAGGACGCCGCCCGCACCGGCGAGGTCGGCGACGGGAAGATCTTCATCACCCCCGTCGAGGAAGTGGTGCGCATCCGCACCGGCGAAACCGGCAAGGACGCCATCTAG